From a single Magnetococcales bacterium genomic region:
- the nuoI gene encoding NADH-quinone oxidoreductase subunit NuoI, giving the protein MGLNFKALADTFALRELAAGMAVTLRHMFKPHITIQYPEERTPLSPRFRGEHALRRDEAGKERCVACKLCEAVCPAQAIYIEIDPTSVAEQRLTKVYSIDETKCIFCGFCQEACPVDAIVLGPNFEFHGYKREDLFYDKAKLLANGERWKKEIDANLAADAKYR; this is encoded by the coding sequence ATGGGTTTGAATTTCAAGGCGTTGGCGGATACGTTCGCCTTAAGGGAGTTGGCTGCGGGCATGGCCGTCACCTTGCGGCACATGTTCAAGCCCCACATCACCATTCAATACCCCGAGGAGCGCACGCCGCTTTCTCCCCGGTTCCGGGGCGAACACGCCCTGCGACGGGACGAGGCGGGCAAGGAGCGCTGTGTGGCCTGCAAACTGTGCGAGGCCGTCTGTCCGGCCCAGGCGATCTATATCGAGATCGACCCCACCAGTGTGGCCGAACAGCGGTTGACCAAGGTTTACAGCATCGACGAAACCAAGTGCATCTTCTGTGGTTTTTGTCAGGAGGCCTGTCCGGTGGATGCCATCGTGCTGGGGCCGAATTTCGAGTTTCATGGATACAAGCGCGAGGATCTCTTTTATGACAAGGCCAAACTCCTGGCCAACGGCGAGCGTTGGAAAAAGGAAATCGACGCCAACCTGGCCGCAGATGCCAAGTACCGTTAG
- the nuoL gene encoding NADH-quinone oxidoreductase subunit L, protein MSKNLLIILLPLVGSMIAGLFGRRYLGNAMSRLVTIACMVGALALSIQAFLAIAVGDAPTVHEQIFSWIVSGKFKVSFAILLDRLTVIMLVVVNGVSTLVHIYSVGYMEEDPDHARFFSYLSFFTFSMLMLVTGDNFLQLFFGWEGVGLASYLLIGFWFTKESACNAAIKAFLVNRVGDFGFALGIFTIYMVFGTLDYAEVFRMAGSGQFQPTMDFPLWGAVPTITLICLLLFIGAMGKSAQLGLHTWLPDAMEGPTPVSALIHAATMVTAGVFMVCRASPLFELSQTALNVVTVVGASTALFAATVGLVQNDIKRVIAYSTCSQLGYMFFAAGVSAYPAAMFHLFTHAFFKALLFLGAGAVIHAMHHEQDMRHMGGLFKKIPITYAVMMIGTLALTGFPYLAGFYSKDAILESAYAAHTTVGTLAWIMGMLAAILTTFYSFRLVFMTFHGAPPKDHHAKHAYDHAHEAPWSMRFPLLVLAIGSLICGVLGQTMVHEGWFKEAIFIAKGHDALAHAHHVAAWVKWSPFGMFIIGLALAWLLYVKTPTLPAIMAGHWRNIYQFLLNAWYFDRLYDRLFVRPARQIGQGLWQTGDVTIIDGFGVNGVAATVGRLAQGLKRLQTGYVYHYAFAMVIGLLVLITVYA, encoded by the coding sequence ATGAGCAAGAACCTCCTGATTATCCTACTGCCTCTCGTCGGCTCCATGATCGCCGGGCTTTTCGGACGGCGTTACCTGGGCAATGCGATGAGCCGTCTGGTCACCATCGCCTGCATGGTGGGTGCCCTGGCCTTGTCGATCCAGGCCTTCCTGGCCATTGCGGTGGGGGATGCCCCCACGGTCCATGAGCAGATCTTCTCCTGGATCGTCTCCGGGAAGTTCAAGGTCTCCTTCGCCATTCTTCTCGACCGGCTGACCGTGATCATGCTGGTGGTGGTCAATGGGGTCTCCACCCTGGTCCACATCTACTCTGTGGGCTACATGGAAGAGGATCCGGACCACGCCCGCTTTTTTTCGTATCTCTCCTTTTTCACCTTTTCCATGCTCATGCTGGTGACGGGTGACAATTTCCTCCAACTCTTCTTCGGTTGGGAAGGGGTGGGGCTGGCTTCTTATCTGCTCATCGGCTTCTGGTTCACCAAGGAATCCGCCTGCAATGCGGCCATCAAGGCCTTTTTGGTCAACCGTGTCGGCGATTTCGGTTTTGCCTTGGGCATCTTCACCATCTATATGGTGTTCGGCACTCTGGACTATGCCGAGGTGTTCCGCATGGCCGGAAGCGGGCAATTCCAGCCTACCATGGATTTCCCCCTGTGGGGAGCCGTGCCCACCATCACCTTGATCTGTCTGCTGCTGTTCATTGGTGCCATGGGCAAATCCGCCCAGTTGGGCCTGCACACCTGGTTGCCGGACGCCATGGAAGGTCCGACCCCGGTTTCCGCCTTGATCCATGCCGCCACCATGGTCACCGCCGGTGTCTTCATGGTCTGCCGCGCCTCGCCGCTGTTTGAACTCTCCCAGACCGCTCTCAACGTGGTGACGGTGGTGGGGGCTTCCACCGCCCTGTTCGCCGCCACCGTGGGTCTGGTGCAAAACGACATCAAGCGGGTGATCGCCTATTCCACCTGTTCCCAGTTGGGTTACATGTTTTTTGCCGCCGGTGTTTCCGCTTATCCCGCCGCCATGTTTCATCTGTTCACCCATGCCTTCTTCAAGGCGCTGCTGTTCCTGGGGGCTGGCGCGGTGATTCATGCCATGCACCACGAGCAGGATATGCGCCATATGGGGGGACTGTTCAAGAAGATCCCCATCACCTATGCGGTCATGATGATCGGCACTTTGGCCTTGACCGGCTTTCCGTATCTGGCGGGTTTTTACTCCAAGGACGCCATTTTGGAATCCGCCTATGCCGCCCATACCACGGTGGGCACACTGGCCTGGATCATGGGCATGCTCGCCGCCATTCTGACCACCTTTTATTCGTTCCGGCTGGTCTTCATGACCTTCCACGGCGCCCCCCCGAAGGATCATCACGCCAAGCATGCCTATGACCACGCCCACGAGGCCCCCTGGTCCATGCGCTTTCCGTTGCTGGTGTTGGCCATCGGCTCCTTGATCTGCGGTGTGCTGGGACAGACCATGGTCCATGAAGGGTGGTTCAAGGAGGCGATCTTCATCGCCAAAGGACACGATGCCCTGGCCCACGCCCATCATGTGGCCGCCTGGGTCAAATGGTCTCCTTTCGGCATGTTCATCATCGGTCTGGCCTTGGCGTGGTTGCTGTATGTCAAAACCCCCACCCTGCCTGCCATCATGGCTGGACATTGGCGCAACATCTATCAGTTCCTGCTCAATGCCTGGTATTTCGACCGGCTCTACGATCGTCTGTTCGTGCGTCCCGCACGTCAGATCGGACAAGGTCTGTGGCAGACGGGTGATGTGACCATCATCGATGGCTTCGGTGTCAACGGCGTGGCCGCCACGGTTGGACGCTTGGCACAGGGGCTCAAGCGGCTTCAGACCGGCTATGTCTATCATTATGCCTTTGCCATGGTGATCGGGCTGTTGGTCCTGATCACGGTGTATGCTTGA
- the nuoK gene encoding NADH-quinone oxidoreductase subunit NuoK, with amino-acid sequence MSLHHFLILSAILFTIGIVGIFLNRRNMIIILMSIELILLAVNINFVAFSHYLGDVSGQIFTFFVMTVAAAEAAIGLAILVAFFRNRSTIDVEEIDSLKG; translated from the coding sequence ATGAGTCTGCATCATTTTCTGATCCTGAGTGCCATTCTGTTCACCATCGGCATCGTCGGGATCTTTCTGAACCGGCGCAACATGATCATCATTTTGATGAGCATCGAGCTGATCCTGTTGGCGGTGAATATCAACTTTGTGGCCTTCTCCCACTATCTCGGGGATGTGTCGGGTCAGATCTTCACCTTCTTCGTCATGACCGTGGCCGCCGCCGAAGCCGCCATTGGTCTGGCCATTCTGGTCGCCTTTTTCCGTAACCGATCCACCATTGACGTGGAAGAGATCGACTCCCTGAAGGGCTAG
- the nuoF gene encoding NADH-quinone oxidoreductase subunit NuoF codes for MKIVYQNIHLANSHTMAVYEANGGYKALLKAIELGSDEVIEEVKRSGIRGRGGAGFPAGLKWSFIPKNDPRPKYLTCNADEGEPGTCKDRDIIRYDPHRLIEGMIICGFAVGIQQGYIYIRGEFYRETERLQAAIDEAYAKGILGENVCGKGVRFHLAIHRGGGAYVCGEETGLIESIEGKKGQPRLKPPFPANIGLYGCPTVINNVETLASIPTIIERGGTWYGGLGVAKSSGTKIFSVSGHVNKPGNYEVELGIPLKTLLEDHAGGVRGGWSNLKGVIPGGSSSPILPAEVCATITMDYDSLGKAGTMLGSGAVIVLDKSVCIVRAVARLSRFYRHESCGQCTPCREGTGWLAQIMTRMEAGQGTLEDIDLLQDICANIGGKTICALGDAAAGPVMGAIRAFKEEFIYHVEHGRCMAG; via the coding sequence ATGAAGATCGTCTATCAGAATATTCACCTCGCCAACAGTCACACGATGGCCGTTTACGAAGCCAACGGGGGCTACAAGGCGTTGCTCAAGGCCATCGAACTGGGCAGCGACGAGGTTATCGAAGAGGTCAAACGCTCCGGCATCCGGGGTCGGGGTGGCGCGGGATTTCCGGCGGGCCTCAAATGGTCCTTCATCCCCAAGAACGATCCTCGTCCCAAGTACCTCACCTGCAACGCCGACGAAGGCGAACCGGGCACCTGCAAGGACCGGGACATCATCCGCTACGATCCCCATCGTCTGATCGAAGGGATGATCATCTGTGGCTTCGCGGTCGGAATCCAGCAGGGATACATCTACATTCGCGGTGAGTTCTACCGGGAGACGGAACGGCTTCAGGCCGCCATCGACGAAGCCTATGCCAAAGGCATTTTGGGTGAGAATGTCTGTGGCAAGGGGGTGCGTTTCCATCTGGCAATCCATCGGGGTGGCGGGGCGTATGTGTGCGGCGAGGAGACGGGACTGATCGAGTCCATCGAGGGCAAAAAGGGTCAACCCCGCCTCAAGCCTCCGTTTCCAGCCAATATCGGTCTGTATGGCTGTCCTACGGTGATCAACAACGTCGAAACCCTGGCCTCCATTCCCACCATCATTGAGCGGGGCGGGACGTGGTACGGCGGGTTGGGTGTGGCCAAGTCCAGTGGCACCAAGATTTTTTCGGTTTCCGGGCATGTCAACAAGCCCGGAAACTACGAAGTCGAACTGGGCATTCCCCTGAAAACCTTGCTGGAAGACCATGCCGGCGGCGTGCGTGGCGGTTGGAGCAATCTCAAGGGGGTGATTCCCGGCGGTTCCTCCTCTCCGATTCTGCCTGCGGAAGTGTGCGCCACCATTACCATGGATTACGACTCCCTGGGCAAGGCGGGCACCATGCTCGGCTCCGGGGCGGTCATTGTGCTCGACAAGTCGGTCTGCATCGTGCGGGCGGTTGCCCGGCTGTCGCGTTTTTACCGGCATGAGTCCTGTGGCCAATGCACACCGTGCCGCGAAGGGACCGGCTGGCTGGCGCAAATCATGACCCGCATGGAAGCGGGTCAAGGCACCCTCGAAGACATCGACCTGTTGCAAGACATCTGCGCCAACATCGGGGGCAAGACCATCTGCGCCCTGGGGGACGCGGCGGCAGGACCGGTGATGGGTGCAATCCGGGCGTTCAAGGAAGAGTTCATCTACCACGTGGAGCACGGCCGCTGCATGGCGGGATGA
- a CDS encoding NADH-quinone oxidoreductase subunit M yields MLSLVTFLPLVGALVILLAIRDDGAARKTALGVSLLTFVISLGLLKGFDTSSAKFQFLEEVSWLPEYGIAYRMGVDGISLPFVLLTTFLTPICLLASWESVQKRVREYLMAFLALESFVVGVFCALDFILFYVLWEAMLIPMFLIIGVWGGPNRVYAALKFFLYTLAGSVLMLVAILSLGYAGHTFSVPALMELPLSFGFQVWLFLGLFASFAVKVPMWPVHTWLPDAHVEAPTAGSVILAGILLKMGAYGFLRFSLPILPDASRFFIPLIFGLSLVAVVYTALVALMQKDLKKLVAYSSVSHMGFVTIGIFALNQQGLEGSILQMVNHGIVSGALFLAVGVIYDRMHTREIAHFGGVAHVMPVYAVIFMIFTMASAGLPGTNSFVGEILILLGAFMANKAVAMVAATGLVFGAAYMLWMFKRVVFGPVGNDEVRAMKDLSAREVALFLPLLVLVFWIGFYPGPFLNLFHASVEHLLTQAAVVKTGAVAVASF; encoded by the coding sequence ATGCTGAGTCTTGTAACATTCCTTCCGCTTGTCGGAGCCCTGGTCATCCTGCTCGCGATCCGTGATGACGGCGCGGCCCGCAAGACCGCTCTCGGGGTCTCGCTGCTCACCTTTGTGATCAGCCTGGGACTTTTGAAAGGCTTCGATACCAGTTCGGCCAAGTTCCAGTTCCTCGAAGAGGTGAGCTGGCTGCCCGAGTATGGCATTGCCTATCGCATGGGTGTGGATGGCATCAGCCTGCCCTTTGTGCTGCTCACCACCTTCCTGACCCCCATCTGCCTGTTGGCATCCTGGGAGTCGGTGCAGAAACGGGTGCGGGAGTACCTCATGGCCTTCCTGGCTCTGGAAAGCTTTGTGGTGGGCGTTTTTTGCGCCCTGGACTTCATCCTGTTCTATGTGCTGTGGGAAGCCATGCTGATCCCGATGTTCCTGATCATCGGCGTCTGGGGTGGACCCAACCGGGTTTACGCGGCCCTCAAGTTTTTCCTGTACACCCTGGCCGGTTCGGTGCTGATGCTGGTCGCCATCCTCTCCTTGGGGTATGCGGGTCACACCTTCTCCGTTCCCGCTCTCATGGAATTGCCCTTGTCGTTTGGCTTCCAGGTCTGGCTGTTCCTGGGGCTGTTCGCCTCCTTCGCGGTGAAGGTGCCCATGTGGCCGGTCCACACTTGGTTGCCCGACGCCCATGTGGAAGCTCCCACCGCCGGATCGGTGATCCTGGCCGGTATCCTCCTGAAAATGGGTGCTTACGGTTTCCTGCGCTTCTCCCTGCCCATTTTGCCGGATGCTTCCCGCTTCTTCATTCCGTTGATCTTCGGTCTGTCCCTGGTGGCGGTGGTCTATACCGCGCTGGTGGCCCTGATGCAAAAGGATCTGAAGAAATTGGTGGCCTACTCTTCGGTTTCGCACATGGGCTTTGTCACCATCGGCATCTTCGCTCTGAATCAACAGGGCCTGGAGGGGAGCATCCTCCAGATGGTCAACCACGGTATCGTCTCCGGCGCCCTCTTTTTGGCCGTTGGGGTGATCTATGACCGGATGCATACCCGTGAAATCGCCCACTTCGGTGGTGTGGCCCACGTGATGCCGGTGTATGCGGTCATTTTCATGATCTTCACCATGGCGTCGGCGGGTCTGCCGGGCACCAACAGCTTCGTGGGCGAAATTCTCATCCTGCTGGGAGCGTTCATGGCCAACAAGGCGGTGGCCATGGTGGCGGCTACCGGTCTGGTCTTCGGCGCGGCCTATATGCTGTGGATGTTCAAACGGGTGGTCTTTGGCCCGGTGGGCAACGACGAGGTGCGTGCCATGAAGGATCTTTCGGCCCGGGAGGTGGCGCTCTTTCTGCCCTTGCTGGTCCTGGTCTTCTGGATCGGATTTTATCCCGGACCCTTCCTGAACCTGTTCCACGCCTCGGTGGAACATCTGCTGACGCAAGCCGCCGTGGTCAAGACCGGTGCGGTGGCGGTGGCTTCATTCTAA
- the nuoH gene encoding NADH-quinone oxidoreductase subunit NuoH, producing MPEFLNPILGTIHGYGVGLLGATLWTVVWTVIKIVILLAPVLFMVTYITLAERKIIGFMQVRYGPNRVGFWGILQPLADAAKLLFKELLLPEKADKVIFLLAPALTLVPALIAWAVIPFAPGLVLADINIGILYILAISSLGVYGIIMAGWGSNNRFSFLGGLRSAAQMVSYEVSMGFTLIPVVLLSGSLNLTDVVNAQKSVWFVVPLLPMFVIYFISVVAETNRAPFDLPEAEAELVAGFITEYSAMSSGLFFMGEYANMILVSFMGSILFLGGWLPPAQFLSFIPGIIWLGIKAGLLLFVFLWIRATFPRYRYDQLMRLGWKVFLPISLLWIFVTGLGVLLFGKA from the coding sequence ATGCCTGAATTTCTGAATCCAATCTTGGGAACCATCCATGGCTACGGGGTAGGACTCCTGGGAGCCACCTTGTGGACGGTGGTTTGGACCGTGATCAAGATCGTGATCCTTCTGGCTCCGGTACTGTTCATGGTCACCTACATCACCCTGGCGGAACGCAAGATCATCGGGTTCATGCAGGTGCGTTATGGACCCAACCGGGTGGGCTTCTGGGGGATTCTGCAACCCCTGGCGGATGCGGCGAAACTGCTGTTCAAAGAGTTGCTGCTGCCGGAAAAGGCGGACAAGGTCATCTTTCTGCTGGCCCCGGCCCTGACCCTGGTTCCGGCCTTGATCGCCTGGGCGGTGATTCCCTTTGCGCCGGGTCTGGTGCTGGCGGATATCAACATCGGCATTCTCTACATCCTGGCCATCTCCTCGTTGGGGGTGTACGGCATCATCATGGCAGGATGGGGCTCCAACAACCGCTTCAGCTTTCTGGGCGGATTGCGTTCGGCGGCCCAGATGGTCTCTTATGAAGTCTCCATGGGCTTCACGCTCATTCCGGTGGTGCTGCTTTCGGGAAGTCTCAACCTCACCGACGTGGTCAATGCCCAAAAGAGTGTCTGGTTCGTGGTGCCGTTGTTGCCCATGTTCGTGATCTATTTCATCTCCGTGGTGGCCGAGACCAACCGTGCCCCCTTCGATCTGCCCGAGGCCGAAGCCGAACTGGTGGCCGGGTTCATCACCGAATATTCCGCCATGAGTTCCGGACTGTTCTTCATGGGTGAATACGCCAACATGATCCTGGTGTCGTTCATGGGATCGATTCTCTTTCTGGGCGGTTGGCTGCCCCCGGCCCAGTTCCTCTCCTTCATTCCGGGGATCATCTGGCTGGGCATCAAGGCGGGATTGTTGCTGTTCGTCTTTTTGTGGATCCGGGCTACCTTTCCCCGCTACCGTTATGATCAACTCATGCGTCTGGGCTGGAAAGTGTTCCTCCCCATCTCGCTGTTGTGGATCTTTGTCACCGGACTGGGTGTGCTTCTTTTCGGCAAGGCGTAA
- the nuoG gene encoding NADH-quinone oxidoreductase subunit NuoG: MPTLIIDGKEIDVKPGTSIMEAAKLLGIFIPHFCYHPKLPIAGNCRMCLVEVEKMPKPVISCAMPVSEGMVVKTESDMVRKARQGVLEFLLINHPLDCPVCDQGGECTLQDLAMKYGPDRSRFHDHKREVPNYDLGPIIETEMNRCIHCTRCIRFSEDVSGVEQMGAVYRGDHMRVGPFVDAILDSELTGNLAEICPVGALNLKPFHFQARGWELKHADGVCPHCSVGCHTRVDHLDGRILRVMSRTWNEGNETWLCDKGRFASDGLGVERLLAPTIRADKASQPKKVSWPEALDQAAAILKSVKPEEVAGLASDAIQGGEELYAFQEFMRQVVGTPHLDHRLRQRDFSGDELALTRADLLMNTPLSDLNGADAIVLVGCDPRFETPILNLRLRRATQGGARVIAIHPKRLNSNLLNLTQLVVAPGGEVARLNQALLALEANDEQDPVAVLLKSAKKPVMILGEHAIHHPEAEALRRLSVALLDKVGAIGAHWNGFNRVSGRGNSAAAQDLGVVPHRGPGYTRLDGVGLNAAGILEAAAAGRVKVLFLLGVDPIAEALDQDLARRAMEKARVIHLGAFDGTAAQMAEVVLPGLAPGEKPMTLTNGEGRVQRSARAGNGPLEAKEDWRILRGLSDRFSAPLGYNDLEALRKKMAASDHRYDLSKLGPGESPRACDHSPVTKGLPVTVNGADGVGGIRLVLDSSFYRDDPVAWRSKVMAKLARDGRLRIHPDDAAGMAIVQNGLVRVLHGEKRVEIRAELDKNVPHGVVFGDFGPGESSLRGLCDYTSGFPKVSLVALPG; encoded by the coding sequence ATGCCTACTCTGATCATCGACGGGAAGGAAATTGATGTCAAGCCTGGGACCTCCATCATGGAGGCCGCCAAGCTCCTGGGCATCTTTATTCCCCATTTTTGCTATCATCCCAAACTTCCCATCGCGGGCAACTGTCGCATGTGCCTGGTGGAAGTGGAGAAAATGCCCAAGCCGGTGATCTCTTGCGCCATGCCGGTGAGCGAAGGCATGGTGGTGAAGACCGAATCCGACATGGTGCGCAAGGCGCGCCAGGGCGTTCTGGAATTTTTGCTGATCAACCATCCGCTGGATTGTCCGGTGTGCGATCAGGGCGGGGAGTGTACCCTCCAGGATCTGGCCATGAAATATGGTCCGGACCGCTCCCGCTTCCACGATCACAAACGTGAGGTGCCCAATTACGATCTGGGCCCCATCATCGAAACCGAGATGAACCGCTGCATCCATTGCACCCGCTGCATCCGTTTTTCCGAGGATGTCTCCGGCGTCGAGCAGATGGGGGCGGTCTATCGGGGCGATCACATGCGGGTCGGACCGTTTGTGGACGCCATCCTGGATTCGGAATTGACCGGCAATCTGGCCGAAATCTGTCCGGTGGGCGCCTTGAATCTCAAGCCGTTCCATTTTCAGGCCAGAGGCTGGGAACTCAAGCATGCCGATGGGGTGTGTCCCCACTGTTCCGTGGGCTGTCATACCCGGGTGGATCATCTGGATGGTCGCATTCTGCGGGTCATGTCCCGCACCTGGAACGAAGGCAACGAAACTTGGCTGTGCGACAAGGGCCGTTTCGCCAGCGATGGTCTGGGCGTCGAGCGTCTGTTGGCCCCGACGATCCGTGCGGACAAGGCAAGCCAGCCGAAGAAGGTCAGTTGGCCCGAGGCGCTGGATCAGGCGGCCGCCATCTTGAAGTCGGTCAAACCCGAGGAGGTGGCGGGGTTGGCTTCCGACGCCATCCAGGGTGGAGAGGAGTTGTATGCCTTCCAGGAGTTCATGCGTCAGGTGGTGGGTACCCCCCATCTGGATCACCGGTTGCGTCAGCGGGATTTCAGCGGAGATGAGTTGGCCTTGACCCGGGCCGATCTGTTGATGAATACCCCTCTGTCCGATCTCAACGGCGCGGATGCCATTGTGCTGGTGGGGTGCGATCCCCGTTTTGAAACGCCGATCTTGAATCTGCGTCTGCGTCGCGCCACTCAGGGTGGAGCCCGTGTGATCGCGATTCATCCCAAGCGTTTGAACAGCAATCTGCTGAATCTGACCCAGCTTGTCGTGGCGCCGGGGGGAGAGGTGGCGCGTCTCAATCAGGCGCTGCTGGCCCTGGAAGCCAACGATGAGCAGGATCCGGTGGCGGTTTTGCTGAAGTCGGCCAAAAAGCCGGTGATGATCCTGGGGGAGCATGCCATTCACCATCCGGAAGCCGAGGCTTTGCGCCGTCTGAGTGTGGCGCTGCTCGACAAGGTGGGTGCAATCGGTGCCCACTGGAATGGATTCAATCGGGTATCTGGCCGGGGCAACAGCGCGGCGGCCCAGGATCTGGGTGTGGTGCCCCATCGTGGGCCTGGATACACCCGTCTGGATGGGGTCGGCCTGAATGCCGCGGGCATCCTGGAAGCGGCTGCAGCTGGCCGGGTGAAGGTGCTGTTCTTGTTGGGTGTGGATCCCATCGCAGAGGCGTTGGATCAGGATCTGGCCAGGCGGGCCATGGAGAAGGCCCGGGTGATCCATCTGGGGGCGTTCGACGGCACGGCGGCGCAAATGGCCGAGGTGGTGCTGCCCGGATTGGCGCCGGGAGAAAAGCCCATGACCTTGACCAACGGCGAAGGCCGTGTGCAACGCAGTGCCCGTGCGGGGAATGGTCCTTTGGAGGCCAAAGAGGATTGGCGTATTCTGCGGGGCTTAAGCGATCGTTTTTCCGCTCCCCTGGGTTACAACGATCTGGAAGCCCTGCGCAAAAAGATGGCAGCCAGCGATCATCGGTATGATCTTTCCAAACTGGGGCCGGGCGAGTCGCCCCGGGCCTGTGATCACAGCCCGGTGACCAAAGGTTTGCCCGTGACCGTGAACGGCGCAGATGGGGTCGGCGGCATTCGACTGGTGCTGGACTCCTCCTTCTACCGGGATGATCCGGTGGCGTGGCGCTCCAAGGTCATGGCCAAGCTGGCCCGGGATGGACGGTTGCGGATTCATCCGGACGACGCCGCTGGCATGGCGATTGTTCAGAATGGTTTGGTTCGGGTGCTGCACGGGGAAAAGCGGGTCGAAATTCGGGCCGAGTTGGACAAGAATGTACCCCATGGGGTGGTTTTTGGCGACTTTGGACCGGGTGAAAGCTCCTTGCGCGGGTTGTGCGATTACACCAGCGGTTTCCCGAAAGTGAGCCTGGTCGCCTTGCCCGGATGA
- a CDS encoding NADH-quinone oxidoreductase subunit J → MAADLVFYFFSAITVGAALGVIISRNQVHSVLFLILAFFNTAGLFVLLQAEFLAALLVIVYMGAVAVLFLFVVMMLDVDFEELRRGALQHLPMGIAVGAVLAVEFAFILNGVHVDGPAQAAGVPVTNTVAIGQLLYTRFLLPFEIASLILLVALIGAVVLTLRKRKGVKRQDISNQVARTREEAVKLVQVASGEGAKP, encoded by the coding sequence ATGGCAGCGGATCTCGTGTTTTATTTTTTTTCGGCCATCACCGTGGGGGCAGCCCTGGGGGTGATTATCAGTCGGAATCAGGTCCATTCGGTCCTGTTTCTGATTCTGGCCTTTTTCAACACCGCCGGACTTTTTGTCCTGCTCCAGGCGGAGTTTCTGGCCGCTCTGTTGGTCATCGTCTACATGGGCGCTGTGGCCGTGTTGTTCTTGTTTGTGGTGATGATGCTCGACGTGGATTTCGAGGAGTTGCGTCGGGGCGCCTTGCAGCATCTACCCATGGGAATCGCTGTGGGTGCGGTGCTCGCAGTTGAGTTTGCCTTCATTCTCAATGGGGTCCATGTGGACGGACCGGCCCAGGCCGCTGGAGTCCCGGTCACGAATACCGTGGCCATTGGTCAACTGCTGTATACCCGCTTTCTGTTGCCCTTCGAGATCGCCTCGTTGATTCTGCTGGTGGCCTTGATTGGCGCGGTGGTGCTGACCTTGCGGAAGCGCAAGGGGGTCAAGCGTCAGGATATCTCCAATCAGGTCGCCCGTACACGGGAAGAGGCTGTCAAACTGGTCCAGGTCGCCTCGGGTGAGGGAGCCAAGCCATGA